A single Paenibacillus kribbensis DNA region contains:
- a CDS encoding carbohydrate ABC transporter permease: protein MYMLKRTLASSIKYAALLLGAFVALLPIVVILFASLKTKAEYAATSPLTPPVNWLNWANYTKAFVNGNMLTGFVNTAFILLVSIIGATLTGSMIAYILNRFKFKGKSLMLGAFLLATLIPGVTTQVSTFQIINKLELFNTPWAAILLYLGTDIIAVYIFLQFLDSIAVALDESAMLDGASYLTIYWRIILPLLKPAIVTVIIIKGVNIYNDFYTPFLYMPKTSLPVISTALFKFKGPYGSQWEVISAGIIIAIIPTLIAFLSLQKYIYNGFAQGSVK from the coding sequence ATGTATATGCTGAAAAGAACGCTGGCCAGCAGCATCAAGTATGCCGCGCTTTTGCTGGGTGCGTTCGTCGCATTGCTGCCGATTGTCGTGATTTTGTTCGCTTCCTTGAAGACGAAGGCTGAATATGCGGCCACCAGTCCGCTGACTCCCCCGGTGAACTGGCTGAATTGGGCGAACTATACCAAAGCCTTTGTCAATGGCAACATGCTAACCGGATTTGTGAATACAGCCTTTATTTTGCTGGTTTCGATCATCGGGGCCACGCTGACGGGCTCCATGATTGCGTATATTCTGAATCGCTTTAAATTTAAAGGCAAAAGTCTCATGCTCGGGGCGTTTCTGCTCGCAACCCTCATTCCGGGAGTAACGACACAGGTGTCGACATTCCAGATTATCAACAAGCTGGAGCTGTTTAACACGCCTTGGGCAGCTATTTTACTGTATTTGGGAACCGATATTATTGCGGTGTATATTTTTCTGCAATTTCTGGATTCGATCGCGGTGGCGCTGGATGAATCGGCCATGCTGGATGGCGCGTCCTATCTGACGATCTACTGGCGCATCATTTTGCCCCTGCTGAAGCCTGCCATTGTGACCGTGATTATTATCAAGGGCGTTAATATTTACAACGACTTTTACACCCCGTTCCTGTATATGCCCAAAACAAGCCTGCCGGTCATATCGACGGCGCTGTTTAAGTTTAAAGGTCCGTATGGCTCGCAATGGGAAGTGATCAGCGCGGGTATTATCATTGCTATTATTCCGACGCTGATTGCATTTTTGTCATTACAAAAATATATCTATAACGGATTCGCGCAGGGCTCAGTGAAATAG
- a CDS encoding glycoside hydrolase family 130 protein has protein sequence MSKLSVDLDTDNVRIVGDSLPEMPWQDKPEGSEAPVWRHSENPVIGRNPVPGIARIFNSAVAPYEGRFVGVFRAETINGRPHLHLGWSDDGLAWDIETERLHLVDEEGDDYQPNYAYDPRLVRVEDTYYIIWCTDFYGAALGIAQTKDFKSFVRLENPFLPFNRNGVLFPRKLNGNYVLLSRPSDSGHTPFGDIFLSESPDLVYWGKHRHVMSKGGQGWWQSVKIGGGPAPIETTVGWLMFYHGVTGTCNGLVYSMGVTVLDLDDPSKVKYRSSNFVLTPEEWYEERGFVPNVVFPCATLHDADTGRIAIYYGAADTYVGVAYTTVSDMLKYVIATDEVVADDHELGRM, from the coding sequence ATGAGTAAATTGAGTGTGGATTTGGATACAGATAACGTACGAATTGTAGGAGACAGCCTGCCGGAAATGCCGTGGCAAGATAAGCCTGAAGGCAGTGAGGCTCCGGTATGGCGGCATTCGGAGAATCCGGTCATTGGCCGGAATCCGGTGCCGGGCATTGCCCGTATTTTCAACAGTGCAGTAGCCCCGTATGAGGGGCGGTTTGTGGGGGTGTTTCGTGCCGAAACGATTAATGGACGCCCGCATTTGCATCTGGGCTGGAGTGACGACGGATTGGCTTGGGACATTGAAACGGAACGCTTGCATTTGGTCGATGAGGAAGGGGACGATTACCAGCCCAACTATGCTTACGATCCGCGACTGGTGCGGGTGGAGGATACGTATTATATCATCTGGTGTACAGATTTTTACGGCGCGGCGTTGGGGATCGCGCAAACGAAGGATTTTAAAAGCTTTGTACGATTGGAAAATCCGTTCCTGCCGTTTAATCGCAACGGTGTGCTGTTCCCCCGCAAGCTAAACGGGAACTATGTGTTGCTATCTCGTCCGAGCGACAGCGGTCATACGCCGTTTGGCGATATTTTTCTCAGCGAAAGCCCGGATCTGGTGTATTGGGGCAAGCACCGTCATGTGATGAGCAAGGGCGGGCAGGGCTGGTGGCAATCAGTGAAGATTGGCGGCGGACCGGCTCCGATTGAGACGACCGTGGGCTGGCTCATGTTCTACCACGGGGTGACAGGCACGTGCAATGGGCTGGTTTACAGTATGGGAGTAACCGTTCTTGACCTGGATGATCCATCCAAGGTTAAATATCGTTCCTCCAATTTCGTGCTGACCCCGGAGGAATGGTATGAGGAACGGGGTTTTGTGCCGAATGTCGTGTTCCCGTGTGCTACACTGCATGATGCCGACACCGGACGGATTGCGATTTACTATGGGGCAGCCGATACGTATGTAGGTGTCGCGTATACGACAGTGTCTGACATGCTGAAATATGTCATCGCAACAGATGAAGTGGTCGCCGACGACCATGAATTGGGCCGGATGTAG
- a CDS encoding acetylxylan esterase, protein MPEDMSLQQLQSYTGSSPKPSDFDAYWERALQELEQQPLDYTLEPADFSSPLVECYHLYFTGVGGAKVHGKLARPKKITGKGPALAMFHGYSCDSGDWFDKVSYAAHGFIVLAMDCRGQGGPSEDNLQVQGTTIRGHVIRGIDDPDPDRLYYRNVFLDTVQTVRILMSMEQVDPERIGAFGCSQGGALTVACAALEPRVRVAVPVYPFLSDYKRAWALDATTSAYEELVYYFRWFDPNHVREEELFHRLGYIDIQHLADRIRGRVLFVTGLSDIVCPPSTQFAVYNKIVSDKEMLLYHEYGHEYLPYLSDRAMSEFLQL, encoded by the coding sequence ATGCCGGAGGATATGTCTTTACAGCAATTGCAATCGTATACGGGCAGTAGCCCGAAGCCCTCGGATTTTGATGCATACTGGGAGCGGGCACTACAGGAGCTGGAGCAGCAGCCGCTGGATTACACGCTGGAGCCGGCCGATTTCAGTTCTCCACTGGTGGAGTGCTACCACCTGTATTTTACAGGGGTGGGCGGAGCGAAGGTTCATGGCAAGCTTGCCCGTCCCAAAAAGATTACAGGGAAAGGCCCGGCTTTGGCTATGTTTCACGGGTACTCCTGTGACAGCGGCGACTGGTTCGACAAGGTGAGCTATGCCGCGCACGGTTTTATCGTGCTGGCTATGGATTGCCGGGGACAAGGCGGGCCGTCGGAGGACAATTTGCAGGTTCAGGGAACAACGATTCGCGGGCATGTGATTCGGGGAATTGACGACCCGGACCCGGATCGGTTGTATTACCGCAACGTATTCTTGGATACCGTACAGACGGTGCGTATCTTAATGTCTATGGAGCAGGTCGACCCCGAACGGATCGGCGCATTTGGCTGCTCCCAGGGAGGGGCATTAACGGTTGCCTGTGCTGCGCTGGAGCCTCGTGTCCGTGTAGCGGTCCCGGTATATCCGTTCCTGTCGGACTATAAAAGAGCGTGGGCGCTGGATGCAACGACATCTGCATATGAGGAATTGGTATATTATTTTCGTTGGTTTGATCCAAATCATGTGCGTGAGGAGGAGCTATTCCACCGATTAGGCTACATTGATATTCAACATTTGGCAGATCGTATTCGCGGTCGTGTGTTATTTGTGACGGGACTGTCAGACATCGTTTGTCCACCCTCTACGCAATTTGCGGTGTACAATAAAATCGTATCCGATAAGGAAATGCTTCTGTATCACGAATACGGTCATGAGTACCTGCCCTATCTGTCGGATCGTGCCATGAGCGAATTTTTGCAGCTATAG
- a CDS encoding MFS transporter, with the protein MNFKVVILTLATFTVGLVELIIGGVLPQIAQDLNVSVSTAGQLIMIYALVYAIAGPTLLALTARIERKRLYLWSMFIFILGSLLAFWSPNYAVLFVSRIVTAASGSLIVTLSLTIAVKVVSKAYQARVLGVISMGVSSSIVLGIPAGVLIGNALGWRVLFLIIALLTVVSMVVMNLFMERIPTEHVVPMREQLKSLKNAKVISAHLVTTLTLAGHYTLYAYFTPFLENLMGLNASWVSVAYFVFGLAAVSGGFIGGSLADRFGTAKSILIVVGVFIAVMFLLPFSIHSIYVFAPLLIIWGILSWALSPPMQSYLIEHAPESGSIQQSFNFSALQVGIALGSALGGVVIEHSESVATNAWVGGAFVMVAFVCGVFSITRTGISHTVRGHEHQSVL; encoded by the coding sequence ATGAACTTTAAAGTAGTTATTTTGACGCTTGCGACCTTTACGGTGGGTCTGGTGGAGTTAATTATCGGTGGCGTGCTGCCTCAGATTGCACAGGATTTGAATGTCTCTGTAAGCACGGCAGGTCAGCTTATTATGATCTATGCCCTCGTCTACGCAATCGCTGGGCCGACTTTATTGGCGCTGACCGCCAGAATTGAACGAAAACGGCTGTATTTGTGGTCGATGTTTATCTTTATTCTGGGAAGCCTGCTGGCCTTCTGGAGCCCGAATTATGCAGTATTGTTTGTATCCCGTATCGTTACCGCTGCAAGCGGATCGCTGATTGTGACGTTATCACTGACCATTGCGGTCAAAGTCGTGTCCAAGGCTTATCAGGCCCGAGTCCTCGGTGTCATCTCCATGGGGGTCAGCTCGTCCATCGTGCTTGGCATTCCAGCCGGGGTGCTGATTGGCAATGCATTGGGCTGGCGCGTGCTGTTCCTCATCATTGCCTTGTTGACGGTAGTCTCTATGGTCGTTATGAACTTGTTTATGGAGCGAATTCCGACGGAGCATGTTGTGCCTATGCGCGAGCAATTAAAATCCTTGAAAAATGCCAAAGTGATCAGTGCCCATCTGGTGACGACGCTGACACTGGCGGGACACTACACGTTGTATGCGTATTTTACTCCGTTTTTGGAGAATCTTATGGGCTTAAACGCCTCGTGGGTTAGTGTGGCCTATTTCGTTTTTGGACTGGCGGCAGTGAGCGGCGGCTTTATTGGCGGCTCGTTGGCTGACCGGTTCGGCACAGCGAAAAGTATTCTTATCGTTGTTGGTGTGTTTATCGCTGTAATGTTCCTGCTGCCGTTCTCCATTCATTCGATTTATGTGTTTGCACCGCTCCTGATCATCTGGGGGATACTGAGCTGGGCCTTGTCGCCGCCGATGCAGAGCTATCTTATTGAACATGCGCCCGAATCGGGTAGCATTCAGCAAAGCTTTAATTTCTCTGCCCTTCAGGTCGGGATCGCTCTTGGCTCGGCCTTGGGCGGGGTAGTGATTGAGCATAGCGAATCTGTTGCTACGAATGCCTGGGTAGGCGGGGCGTTTGTGATGGTTGCCTTTGTATGCGGCGTATTTTCAATTACCAGAACCGGAATATCGCATACTGTCAGAGGGCACGAACACCAATCCGTTTTATAG
- the abc-f gene encoding ribosomal protection-like ABC-F family protein has protein sequence MYIVNGQQLKKYHAANLILDGASFEIHTGEKVGLIGRNGSGKTTLLRLIARLSRPDEGQLVIAKDAKIGYLPQIPAEFENFTVYETLAYAYRELQDCRSQMSRLEREMSDPVVAADMDRLEKLLQSYAALQERFERSGGYEMDANIDQVADGLRIPKAMYTRSFGSLSGGEKTKIALASQLIGRPDLLLLDEPTNHLDLKGLEWLEQFLQGYTGACVVVSHDRYFLDRVAVKMIELEDGEAFTYYTNYSSYVKEKEERLLLQFEDYKEQQKRIKKMKEAIRRFEEWGRNGDNEKFFKKAASIRKALERMELVKRPVLDPQGAEFHLKLEDRSGRRVLAFEEIVKSYGERQILKGATGNLEFGEKVALLGDNGSGKTTLLKLLLGQESADAGTVQWGARVEYGYLAQQERERDSRATVLAYFKEEAGVEEGEARGLLAKYLFYGADVFKPVSMLSGGEWSRLRLALLVMKKPNLLVLDEPTNHLDIDSREALEEALDTYTGTVLAISHDRYFVNKLAGRVWELENGKLTFYLGSFDEYRAKKRELESARLQCEGDAGARAASASRAAAAGGSGSGLAAHSGAASNGAGTAARTGAAPGADASGARSGAAGRRGSSDAGAESGARGAKAAKPSRTPAVSSERLERAIAAKEAELAATDAELELLGTSSDTARMAELWDAREGLQAELDTLLGEWVELE, from the coding sequence ATGTATATTGTAAACGGTCAACAATTGAAGAAATATCACGCTGCAAATCTGATTCTGGATGGTGCCTCATTTGAAATCCATACAGGGGAAAAGGTCGGTCTCATTGGCCGCAACGGAAGCGGCAAAACGACCCTGCTACGCCTGATTGCGCGTTTGTCCCGCCCGGATGAAGGCCAGCTTGTCATCGCCAAGGATGCGAAAATCGGCTACCTGCCGCAAATCCCGGCGGAGTTTGAGAACTTCACTGTATACGAAACGCTGGCTTACGCCTATCGTGAGCTGCAGGATTGCCGCAGCCAGATGAGCAGGCTGGAGCGGGAAATGTCAGATCCGGTTGTGGCGGCGGATATGGATCGTTTGGAAAAGCTGCTGCAATCGTATGCTGCCTTGCAGGAGCGGTTTGAGCGCAGCGGCGGCTATGAAATGGATGCCAATATAGATCAGGTGGCAGATGGACTGCGCATTCCCAAAGCTATGTATACGCGCAGCTTTGGCTCATTGTCTGGTGGAGAGAAAACAAAAATAGCGCTGGCATCACAGCTCATCGGTCGGCCGGATTTATTGCTGCTGGATGAGCCGACCAACCATCTGGATTTGAAGGGGCTGGAATGGCTGGAGCAATTTTTGCAGGGCTATACAGGTGCGTGTGTGGTTGTATCCCATGATCGTTATTTTCTGGATCGGGTCGCCGTCAAGATGATTGAGCTGGAGGATGGCGAGGCGTTTACGTACTATACGAATTACAGCAGCTACGTCAAGGAAAAGGAAGAACGTCTGCTGCTGCAGTTCGAGGATTATAAGGAGCAGCAAAAGCGGATCAAAAAGATGAAGGAGGCCATTCGGCGTTTTGAAGAGTGGGGCCGCAATGGCGACAACGAAAAGTTTTTTAAAAAAGCGGCCTCGATCCGTAAAGCCTTGGAGCGTATGGAGCTGGTGAAGCGGCCTGTGCTGGACCCTCAAGGTGCCGAGTTTCACTTAAAGCTGGAGGATCGCTCGGGTCGCAGGGTGCTGGCATTTGAGGAAATCGTCAAATCCTATGGAGAGCGGCAGATATTGAAAGGGGCCACAGGCAATCTGGAGTTTGGTGAAAAGGTGGCACTGCTGGGTGATAACGGCTCAGGCAAAACGACACTGCTCAAGCTGCTGCTTGGTCAGGAAAGCGCGGATGCGGGGACGGTACAATGGGGCGCGCGCGTGGAATATGGATATCTGGCACAGCAAGAGAGAGAACGGGATAGCCGGGCGACCGTGCTTGCTTATTTCAAGGAAGAAGCTGGCGTAGAGGAAGGCGAAGCGCGCGGGCTGCTGGCGAAGTATTTATTTTACGGTGCCGATGTGTTTAAGCCTGTGAGCATGCTGTCCGGTGGGGAGTGGTCCCGCTTGCGGCTGGCACTGCTGGTGATGAAAAAGCCGAATCTGTTGGTGCTGGATGAGCCGACCAACCATCTGGACATCGACTCACGCGAGGCGCTGGAGGAAGCGCTCGACACCTACACGGGAACGGTGCTGGCGATTTCACATGATCGCTACTTTGTGAATAAGCTGGCCGGGCGTGTGTGGGAGCTGGAAAATGGTAAGCTGACCTTTTATCTGGGCAGCTTTGATGAATACCGGGCGAAGAAGCGGGAGCTGGAAAGCGCCCGCTTGCAGTGCGAGGGGGATGCCGGGGCACGCGCGGCATCTGCAAGTAGAGCCGCGGCTGCTGGCGGCTCAGGCTCGGGCCTGGCTGCACATTCCGGTGCAGCCAGCAATGGCGCGGGGACGGCTGCGCGTACAGGAGCGGCCCCCGGAGCCGATGCGAGCGGCGCACGCTCCGGGGCGGCAGGCCGCCGGGGCTCGTCCGACGCCGGAGCGGAATCGGGGGCGCGCGGAGCGAAAGCCGCGAAGCCGTCCCGCACGCCCGCCGTATCCAGCGAGCGGCTGGAGCGGGCCATTGCCGCCAAGGAAGCGGAATTGGCGGCGACGGATGCCGAGCTGGAGCTGCTCGGCACAAGCAGCGACACGGCGCGCATGGCGGAGCTGTGGGACGCGCGGGAAGGGCTGCAAGCGGAGCTGGACACATTGCTCGGCGAGTGGGTCGAGCTGGAGTAG
- a CDS encoding DJ-1/PfpI family protein, translating into MKKVWRFIAYVCVFILVVGGTGAIGFMSTMQEAMSVYDKPVPASLQSIQAPAYDSKKPTVAVILANEVTEVFDFLVPYEMFSMTGSYNVVAVAPDKNIKSLTGGLDVAPHYTFDELDELTGKGPDIIVIPFMPILDEAKYKPVRDWIRKHSSKETTLLSICNGAENLADTGLLNGKSAATHWGDISRLEKKYTEITWKRDQRYVSDGNIVSSAGLTSGIDATLYVISRQMGESAAEKVAKEMNYPSYDFVQHPQMEPFTAGLSDIVYVLNNAFQWSKKKNGVLLYKGVDELMLSSAFDTYGASGTTITLTISSKHEPIVTRHGLNLIARYQIADVPKLDKMIFVGPDVKTRAAGDIRNWNENGGKAEQLYLHSDALERFAMEPAFEDLAKQEDIWTAKFAAKRLEYRATNQFKLEGAPFPYEAFSIPIGVGLLSLFIVYWIDRRFVRRKTISA; encoded by the coding sequence TTGAAAAAAGTATGGCGTTTCATCGCGTATGTGTGCGTTTTCATTCTGGTTGTGGGAGGAACCGGCGCGATCGGTTTCATGAGCACGATGCAGGAGGCTATGTCGGTTTACGATAAGCCGGTTCCTGCTTCTTTACAAAGCATCCAAGCTCCTGCCTATGATTCGAAAAAGCCGACGGTGGCCGTTATTTTGGCGAATGAAGTGACCGAGGTGTTCGATTTTCTCGTACCATACGAAATGTTCTCCATGACGGGCTCGTACAATGTTGTTGCGGTAGCTCCCGACAAAAACATCAAATCATTGACGGGCGGCCTTGATGTCGCACCGCATTACACTTTTGACGAGTTGGACGAATTGACGGGGAAAGGTCCGGATATAATCGTGATCCCTTTCATGCCAATTTTGGATGAAGCGAAATACAAGCCTGTCCGCGATTGGATAAGGAAGCACTCCAGCAAGGAAACGACCTTGTTATCTATCTGCAATGGTGCGGAAAATTTGGCGGATACCGGCCTGTTGAACGGGAAATCTGCGGCAACGCATTGGGGAGATATCAGTAGATTGGAAAAGAAGTATACCGAGATTACTTGGAAAAGGGATCAGCGTTACGTGTCTGATGGCAACATAGTCTCCTCGGCCGGCCTGACTTCGGGGATTGATGCCACACTGTACGTCATATCCCGGCAAATGGGAGAGTCGGCAGCGGAGAAAGTGGCGAAAGAAATGAATTACCCTTCCTACGATTTTGTTCAGCATCCGCAAATGGAGCCTTTCACAGCCGGATTAAGCGATATCGTATATGTTTTGAACAACGCGTTTCAATGGAGCAAGAAAAAGAACGGTGTCCTGTTGTATAAGGGTGTCGACGAGTTGATGTTATCCTCGGCTTTTGACACGTACGGGGCTTCCGGTACGACGATAACATTAACGATATCAAGCAAACACGAGCCAATCGTTACCCGGCACGGTCTGAATCTGATCGCCCGATATCAAATAGCTGATGTCCCGAAACTCGACAAAATGATTTTTGTGGGGCCGGACGTTAAGACGCGTGCTGCGGGCGATATCCGAAACTGGAACGAGAACGGCGGGAAGGCTGAGCAGCTTTACCTGCACAGCGATGCGCTGGAGCGGTTCGCAATGGAGCCTGCGTTTGAAGACTTGGCGAAGCAGGAAGATATCTGGACAGCTAAATTCGCCGCCAAGCGGCTCGAGTATCGCGCCACAAACCAGTTTAAGCTTGAAGGAGCGCCGTTTCCATACGAAGCTTTCAGCATACCAATCGGTGTCGGCTTGTTGTCTCTGTTCATCGTTTATTGGATAGATAGACGTTTCGTAAGGAGAAAGACCATTTCCGCATAA
- a CDS encoding cellulase family glycosylhydrolase, whose protein sequence is MRDWRLYGKKAFIFTIIFLLCSSVGLLNAGTSFAASGFYVSGNNLKDANGNNFVMRGVNNPHIWFDAQAYQALDAIAATKSNTVRIVWQTNGSAQRLGEIIERAKQLKLISVVELHDVTGSNDANRLNDMARYFADPAVKKILTDNQKYVLVNIANEWGDHNLSDAAWRDAYKTAITTLRNAGVPNTIVIDGSGWGQYASPIKAHGVELLQHDPNHNILFSVHMYANYNDSSKIGSELQAIKDKGLAVIVGEFGYNYNNGNNNLGTTVNPYEVMKQSQAKGIGYLAWSWTGNNSENAWLDLVNSSDWKTPTAWGNTVFNDANGIKNTSKKASVY, encoded by the coding sequence GTGAGAGATTGGCGTCTTTATGGCAAAAAGGCTTTCATCTTTACTATTATTTTTCTGCTTTGTTCCAGTGTAGGGTTATTGAATGCAGGTACATCATTTGCAGCCTCTGGTTTTTATGTAAGCGGAAACAATTTGAAGGATGCCAATGGGAACAACTTTGTGATGCGCGGGGTGAACAACCCTCATATCTGGTTTGACGCACAAGCCTATCAGGCATTGGATGCGATTGCTGCGACGAAGTCCAACACCGTCCGCATTGTGTGGCAAACCAATGGATCGGCGCAAAGACTCGGAGAGATCATCGAACGGGCCAAACAGCTCAAGCTGATTTCCGTGGTTGAGCTGCACGACGTGACTGGCAGCAATGATGCCAACCGTTTGAACGACATGGCCCGTTATTTCGCTGACCCAGCGGTGAAAAAAATACTGACCGATAACCAGAAGTACGTCCTCGTGAATATCGCCAATGAATGGGGCGACCACAACCTCTCGGATGCCGCATGGCGGGACGCTTACAAAACTGCAATTACCACCCTGCGCAACGCAGGTGTGCCAAATACAATTGTGATCGACGGCTCCGGCTGGGGACAATATGCTTCCCCGATCAAGGCCCACGGCGTAGAGCTGCTGCAGCACGATCCCAACCATAACATCTTATTTTCCGTCCATATGTATGCCAACTATAATGATTCCAGTAAAATCGGCTCTGAGCTGCAGGCCATCAAGGACAAGGGGCTGGCGGTCATCGTTGGTGAGTTTGGCTACAACTATAACAATGGCAACAACAACCTGGGCACCACCGTGAATCCTTACGAGGTCATGAAGCAGTCTCAAGCCAAAGGCATCGGCTATCTGGCCTGGTCCTGGACGGGCAACAACAGTGAAAACGCATGGCTTGATCTCGTGAACAGCAGTGACTGGAAAACGCCAACCGCATGGGGAAATACTGTGTTTAATGATGCCAACGGCATCAAAAACACTTCGAAGAAAGCTTCGGTTTACTAA
- a CDS encoding ABC transporter substrate-binding protein, whose protein sequence is MWKWGKRLSVLAAILLLSVFISACNRDDASSKVKMEFFQNKPEAKGSFDKLIAQFNQEHPDIEVTQVNPPEAETVLLTRVVKNDVPDIVGLGATDTYSILAQSGIFTDLANTKLPSTVDPIYLQMLKDVTGIDPVYGIPYAANANGVMYNKTLFREMGLSVPKTWDELIATAQKIKAAGKIPFYFTYKDDWQTNLPFNALGPNLVGIDFFLQRRENKVTFQDKYREVAQKQLELLKYGHGDNFGKNYADGNRAFANGQGLMYIQGTWAISEIRKANPKVELGFFPLPTGNDEQAVKLVSGIDTLLAVSESTPHKKEAEEFIAFLLKPENSKQYITEQTLFSAVKGVTQDDPSVAELLPYFKAGRVIDFADHYIPKAVQLNSIVQAFLQNGDINAYLAKLDREWDKVANRR, encoded by the coding sequence ATGTGGAAATGGGGGAAAAGGCTGTCTGTGCTGGCGGCGATCCTGCTGCTGTCGGTTTTTATAAGCGCATGCAACAGGGATGATGCTTCAAGTAAGGTGAAAATGGAGTTTTTTCAAAACAAGCCGGAAGCCAAGGGCTCCTTTGATAAGCTGATTGCTCAATTTAATCAGGAGCATCCGGACATTGAGGTCACACAGGTGAATCCGCCGGAGGCGGAGACCGTGCTATTGACCCGAGTCGTCAAAAACGACGTGCCTGACATCGTGGGACTTGGAGCCACCGATACCTATTCCATTTTGGCACAGAGCGGTATTTTTACGGATTTGGCTAACACCAAGCTGCCGAGTACCGTCGACCCGATTTACCTTCAAATGCTCAAGGATGTGACCGGGATAGACCCTGTGTACGGAATCCCTTATGCTGCGAATGCGAATGGTGTGATGTACAACAAAACGCTGTTTAGGGAAATGGGATTAAGCGTTCCCAAAACGTGGGACGAACTGATTGCAACGGCGCAAAAGATTAAGGCTGCTGGCAAAATCCCGTTTTATTTTACATATAAAGATGATTGGCAGACAAATCTTCCCTTTAATGCACTCGGGCCGAATCTGGTGGGCATTGATTTCTTCCTGCAACGGCGTGAAAACAAGGTCACCTTTCAGGATAAGTACCGCGAGGTTGCACAAAAGCAGCTGGAGCTGCTGAAGTATGGACATGGCGATAATTTTGGCAAAAACTATGCCGATGGCAACCGGGCTTTTGCTAACGGACAGGGATTGATGTACATCCAGGGCACATGGGCGATATCTGAAATCCGTAAGGCAAACCCGAAGGTAGAACTGGGATTTTTCCCGTTACCAACAGGAAACGACGAGCAGGCGGTCAAGCTGGTGTCCGGTATAGATACACTGCTGGCCGTTTCGGAAAGCACCCCGCATAAAAAGGAGGCCGAGGAGTTTATTGCCTTCCTGTTGAAGCCGGAGAACAGCAAGCAGTACATTACGGAGCAAACGCTGTTTTCGGCGGTGAAGGGGGTCACGCAGGATGATCCGAGTGTGGCAGAGCTGCTGCCGTATTTTAAAGCGGGGCGTGTCATTGATTTTGCTGATCACTATATCCCCAAAGCTGTGCAGTTGAATTCCATTGTGCAGGCTTTTCTGCAAAATGGGGACATCAACGCCTATCTGGCGAAGCTGGACCGTGAATGGGATAAGGTAGCTAACCGCCGATAG
- a CDS encoding carbohydrate ABC transporter permease, producing the protein MNKRLTAFYWMTVPAVLLFFIFLTLPALQGLYYSLTNWNGFGHQYHFVGFKNYVNLFQDDNVGNAYWFTFRFAIVVTIAINVLSLLIAMGLNAKIRFRNFFRGIYFLPNILSVLIVGYIFNYLFSNVFTIWGQNLGITSLSTNILGNEQLAWVGVVIVAVWQGIAFNTILYLAGLQTIPTSLYEASNLDGAGKWREFWSITFPLIAPFFTINMVLAMKNSLMVFDQIVALTNGGPGRATQSISHLIYTGGFRGGEFAYQSANAVIYFIVIAMISILQLRFLQRREMDD; encoded by the coding sequence ATGAATAAGCGACTAACGGCTTTTTATTGGATGACCGTGCCGGCGGTGCTACTGTTTTTTATATTTTTAACCTTGCCTGCCTTGCAGGGATTGTATTACTCACTCACCAATTGGAACGGATTTGGTCATCAGTATCATTTTGTCGGGTTCAAAAACTATGTGAATTTGTTTCAGGACGACAACGTGGGCAACGCTTACTGGTTTACTTTCAGGTTTGCGATTGTGGTTACGATTGCGATTAACGTCCTCAGCTTGCTGATTGCCATGGGGCTGAATGCTAAAATACGGTTCCGCAACTTTTTTCGGGGCATTTATTTTTTGCCTAATATTTTGAGCGTGCTAATTGTGGGGTACATATTCAATTATTTGTTCTCGAACGTGTTTACGATTTGGGGGCAAAACCTGGGCATTACTTCACTATCGACGAACATCCTGGGCAATGAGCAGTTGGCTTGGGTGGGGGTGGTGATCGTAGCCGTATGGCAGGGGATTGCCTTTAATACGATTCTCTATCTGGCCGGGCTGCAAACCATTCCGACAAGTTTGTATGAGGCGTCCAATCTGGATGGCGCAGGTAAATGGCGTGAATTTTGGAGCATTACCTTTCCGTTAATTGCCCCGTTTTTCACCATCAATATGGTACTGGCGATGAAAAATTCCCTGATGGTGTTCGATCAGATCGTGGCTTTGACAAACGGTGGTCCGGGCCGGGCAACCCAGTCCATTTCGCACCTGATTTACACGGGAGGTTTTAGAGGCGGAGAATTTGCTTATCAGTCGGCTAACGCTGTCATTTACTTTATTGTGATCGCGATGATTTCCATCTTGCAGCTGCGATTCCTCCAGAGAAGGGAGATGGATGACTGA